A region of Spiroplasma endosymbiont of Crioceris asparagi DNA encodes the following proteins:
- the rpsG gene encoding 30S ribosomal protein S7: MRKGQAEKRDVLPDPIYNSKLVTRAINKIMYDGRKGAAQNILYKSFEIIKQKTGKEPVEVFTKAIENIKPQLELKVRRIGGANYQVPIEVSSTRQTTLALRWLINYSRLRHEKDMVERLANELIDASNGTGASVKKREDTHKMAEANKAFAHYRW; encoded by the coding sequence ATGCGTAAAGGTCAAGCAGAAAAAAGAGATGTATTACCAGATCCAATATACAATTCAAAATTAGTAACACGTGCAATTAATAAAATTATGTATGATGGAAGAAAGGGTGCTGCACAAAACATTCTTTATAAATCATTTGAAATTATTAAACAAAAAACTGGAAAAGAACCAGTTGAAGTGTTTACAAAAGCGATCGAAAATATTAAACCTCAATTAGAATTAAAAGTTAGAAGAATTGGTGGAGCTAATTACCAAGTTCCAATCGAAGTCTCTAGCACAAGACAAACAACATTAGCTTTAAGATGATTAATTAATTATTCAAGATTAAGACATGAAAAAGATATGGTTGAAAGATTAGCAAATGAATTAATAGATGCATCAAATGGTACAGGAGCATCTGTTAAAAAAAGAGAAGACACTCATAAAATGGCAGAAGCAAACAAAGCGTTTGCTCACTACCGTTGATAG
- the rpsL gene encoding 30S ribosomal protein S12, producing the protein MPTINQLVKKPRKEKTWKTKAPALTKSVNTLRKKTIIASSPQKRGVCTRVATMTPKKPNSALRKYARVRLTNGMEVTAYIPGEGHNLQEHSVVLIEGGRVKDLPGVRYHIIRGTLDTTGVKDRKQSRSRYGAKRPK; encoded by the coding sequence ATGCCAACAATAAATCAATTGGTTAAAAAACCAAGAAAAGAAAAAACTTGAAAAACTAAAGCGCCAGCTTTAACAAAAAGTGTTAATACTTTAAGAAAAAAAACAATTATTGCTAGTTCACCTCAAAAAAGAGGTGTTTGTACTAGGGTTGCAACAATGACGCCTAAAAAACCTAACTCAGCTTTAAGAAAATATGCAAGGGTTAGATTGACAAATGGAATGGAAGTTACTGCTTATATTCCAGGTGAAGGTCACAACTTACAAGAACATAGTGTTGTTTTAATTGAAGGTGGTAGGGTTAAAGACTTACCAGGGGTTAGATATCACATTATTAGAGGAACTTTAGATACTACTGGAGTTAAAGATAGAAAACAATCACGTTCAAGATACGGAGCTAAAAGACCTAAATAA
- a CDS encoding L-threonylcarbamoyladenylate synthase: MNKKNIDSIIEKLKNNEIVLIPTDTVYGLSAIAGNEENQTRINKMKKRELDKKLIILISSLEMVKEFNLDNEAIEKLKSNIPTTVIVGNETKNVAYRLIKDNCYLKSIIDEVGPIYSTSANFSAENYICDKKIFKKIINSCDNFYWNGKNNCIPSKIFDNINKTYVR; the protein is encoded by the coding sequence TCAATAATTGAAAAACTAAAAAATAATGAAATAGTTTTAATTCCAACTGACACAGTTTATGGATTGAGTGCTATTGCAGGCAATGAAGAAAATCAAACTAGAATTAATAAAATGAAAAAGCGCGAGCTTGACAAAAAATTGATTATTTTAATTTCTTCATTGGAAATGGTTAAAGAATTTAATTTAGATAATGAAGCCATTGAAAAATTAAAATCCAATATACCAACAACTGTTATTGTTGGAAATGAAACAAAAAATGTTGCCTATAGATTAATAAAGGATAATTGTTATTTAAAAAGCATAATTGACGAAGTTGGTCCAATATATTCCACTTCTGCTAATTTTTCTGCTGAAAATTATATTTGTGATAAAAAAATTTTCAAAAAAATAATAAATAGTTGCGACAATTTTTACTGAAATGGTAAAAATAATTGCATTCCATCTAAAATTTTTGACAATATTAATAAAACTTATGTAAGATAA